A stretch of Argiope bruennichi chromosome 10, qqArgBrue1.1, whole genome shotgun sequence DNA encodes these proteins:
- the LOC129988247 gene encoding growth hormone-inducible transmembrane protein-like isoform X1: MAAALFVRPSLHCFAKNASLKSAVLSVRSAMANQSKSMANDARSAARRARISTRSPTLKERLMAPEQGTAFNLGKGLLVGASAFGIGSLCYYGLGLSSQPGAYEKSMVWPQYVKDRIRSTYAYFGGSIAITAASAYAVSQSPKLLNLMMRNSWLAIGATFAAMIGSGMVVRSMPYSEGFNGKHVAWLVHSGIMGAVVAPLCLLGGPLLMRAAWYTAGVVGGLSTVAACAPSEKFLYMGGPLACGLGVVFAASLGSMFLPPTTALGAGLYSISMYGGLVLFGAFLLYDTQRIVNMAENYPVYAHRPYDPINASISIYLDTLNIFIRIAMLLAGGGNRRK, encoded by the exons atgGCCGCTGCTTTATTTGTTAGGCCATCTTTGCATTGTTTTGCAAAAAATGCATCTTTGAAATCTGCTGTACTGTCTGTGAGATCAGCAATGGCTAATCAGTCAAAAAGTATGGCCAATGATGCCCGATCTGCAGCTCGCAGAGCACGAATCTCTACAAGGAGTCCTACATTAAAAGAAAGATTGATGGCGCCTGAACAAGGAACag cttttaatttggGAAAAGGTCTGTTAGTTGGTGCATCTGCTTTCGGCATAGGTTCTCTTTGCTATTACGGATTAGGGTTATCTTCTCAACCAGGAGCTTATGAAAAATCTAT GGTTTGGCCACAATATGTGAAAGATCGTATTAGATCCACATATGCATATTTTGGTGGAAGTATTGCTATTACAGCTGCATCTGCATATGCTGTTAGTCAGTCTCCAAAATTACTTAATCTTATGATGCGGAATTCATGGCTT GCAATTGGAGCTACTTTTGCAGCTATGATTGGAAGTGGAATGGTAGTTCGATCTATGCCGTACTCAGAAGGCTTTAATGGAAAGCATGTAGCTTGGCTGGTACATAGTGGAATAATGGGAGCAGTTGTTGCTCCTTTATGCCTTTTGGGTGGTCCACTACTAATGCGAGCTGCTTGGTACACTGCTGGTGTTGTTGGAG GATTGTCTACTGTTGCTGCTTGTGCACCAAgtgaaaaattcttatatatggGTGGTCCATTGGCTTGTGGTTTAGGAGTAGTTTTTGCTGCTTCTTTAG gTTCAATGTTTTTGCCACCTACCACAGCTTTAGGAGCTGGTTTGTACAGTATTAGCATGTATGGAGGACTTGTCCTGTTTGgtgcatttttattatatgatactCAACGAATAGTTAACATGGCAGAGAATTATCCAGTTTATGCTCACAGACCTTATGATCCTATCAATGC gTCTATCTCCATATACCTGGATACATTGAATATCTTCATCCGAATTGCAATGCTATTAGCTGGCGGTGGTAAccgaagaaaataa
- the LOC129988247 gene encoding growth hormone-inducible transmembrane protein-like isoform X2 produces the protein MANQSKSMANDARSAARRARISTRSPTLKERLMAPEQGTAFNLGKGLLVGASAFGIGSLCYYGLGLSSQPGAYEKSMVWPQYVKDRIRSTYAYFGGSIAITAASAYAVSQSPKLLNLMMRNSWLAIGATFAAMIGSGMVVRSMPYSEGFNGKHVAWLVHSGIMGAVVAPLCLLGGPLLMRAAWYTAGVVGGLSTVAACAPSEKFLYMGGPLACGLGVVFAASLGSMFLPPTTALGAGLYSISMYGGLVLFGAFLLYDTQRIVNMAENYPVYAHRPYDPINASISIYLDTLNIFIRIAMLLAGGGNRRK, from the exons ATGGCTAATCAGTCAAAAAGTATGGCCAATGATGCCCGATCTGCAGCTCGCAGAGCACGAATCTCTACAAGGAGTCCTACATTAAAAGAAAGATTGATGGCGCCTGAACAAGGAACag cttttaatttggGAAAAGGTCTGTTAGTTGGTGCATCTGCTTTCGGCATAGGTTCTCTTTGCTATTACGGATTAGGGTTATCTTCTCAACCAGGAGCTTATGAAAAATCTAT GGTTTGGCCACAATATGTGAAAGATCGTATTAGATCCACATATGCATATTTTGGTGGAAGTATTGCTATTACAGCTGCATCTGCATATGCTGTTAGTCAGTCTCCAAAATTACTTAATCTTATGATGCGGAATTCATGGCTT GCAATTGGAGCTACTTTTGCAGCTATGATTGGAAGTGGAATGGTAGTTCGATCTATGCCGTACTCAGAAGGCTTTAATGGAAAGCATGTAGCTTGGCTGGTACATAGTGGAATAATGGGAGCAGTTGTTGCTCCTTTATGCCTTTTGGGTGGTCCACTACTAATGCGAGCTGCTTGGTACACTGCTGGTGTTGTTGGAG GATTGTCTACTGTTGCTGCTTGTGCACCAAgtgaaaaattcttatatatggGTGGTCCATTGGCTTGTGGTTTAGGAGTAGTTTTTGCTGCTTCTTTAG gTTCAATGTTTTTGCCACCTACCACAGCTTTAGGAGCTGGTTTGTACAGTATTAGCATGTATGGAGGACTTGTCCTGTTTGgtgcatttttattatatgatactCAACGAATAGTTAACATGGCAGAGAATTATCCAGTTTATGCTCACAGACCTTATGATCCTATCAATGC gTCTATCTCCATATACCTGGATACATTGAATATCTTCATCCGAATTGCAATGCTATTAGCTGGCGGTGGTAAccgaagaaaataa
- the LOC129988557 gene encoding C-terminal-binding protein-like, which yields MHTRPLVALLDGRDCSVEMPILKDVATVAFCDAQSTQEIHEKVLNEAVGALMWHTITLTKEDLDKFKALRIIVRIGSGVDNIDIKAAGELGIAVCNVPGYGVEEVADTTMCHILNLYRRTYWLANMVREGKKFQGPEQVREAAQGCARIRGDTLGIIGLGRVGTAVALRAKAFGFNVIFYDPYLPDGIEKSLGLTRVYTLQDLLFQSDCVSLHCTLNEHNHHVFNEFTIKQMRPGAFLVNTARGGLVDENALAAALKEGRIRAAALDVHENEPYNALAGPLKDAPNLICTPHAAWYSDASATELREMAASEIRRAIVGRIPDSLRNCVNKDYFVSSQYGDGMNGAGRYNYNPKGVPHSTTLEPLSTSPAIPVPHSQPHSTLQDTPNHLVPKPESSEVH from the coding sequence ATGCACACTCGGCCATTAGTAGCACTTTTAGATGGCAGAGATTGCTCTGTCGAAATGCCCATTCTTAAAGATGTGGCTACAGTAGCATTCTGTGATGCACAATCCACTCaagaaattcatgaaaaagtTCTAAATGAAGCAGTAGGAGCACTAATGTGGCATACCATCACTTTAACAAAAGAAGATTTAGATAAATTCAAGGCATTGAGGATTATTGTTCGGATAGGTTCGGGTGTTGACAACATTGATATCAAAGCAGCTGGTGAATTGGGTATTGCTGTTTGCAACGTTCCAGGCTATGGAGTTGAAGAAGTTGCTGATACTACCATGTGTCACATTCTTAATTTGTATCGTCGTACTTATTGGTTGGCAAACATGGTTCGAGAAGGAAAAAAGTTTCAAGGTCCAGAACAAGTTCGAGAAGCTGCTCAAGGATGTGCAAGAATTCGTGGCGACACACTTGGCATCATTGGACTTGGTCGTGTAGGAACTGCCGTAGCCCTTCGTGCCAAAGCTTTTGgtttcaatgttatattttatgatcCGTATCTCCCAGATGGCATTGAAAAATCTTTGGGTTTGACTAGAGTATATACATTGCAAGATTTGCTTTTCCAGAGCGATTGTGTATCTCTTCACTGTACTTTAAATGAGCATAATCATCATGTGTTTAATGAATTTACCATCAAACAAATGCGTCCAGGAGCGTTTTTGGTCAATACAGCTAGAGGTGGTCTTGTTGATGAAAATGCCCTGGCTGCTGCTTTGAAAGAAGGCCGAATTCGAGCGGCTGCATTGGATGTCCATGAAAATGAGCCATATAATGCCTTAGCTGGTCCTCTAAAAGATGCACCAAATCTCATTTGCACTCCTCATGCTGCTTGGTACAGTGATGCCAGTGCAACAGAATTGCGCGAAATGGCTGCAAGTGAAATTCGTAGAGCTATTGTTGGTCGAATCCCAGACTCACTCCGAAATTGTGTGAACAAAGATTACTTTGTGAGCAGTCAATACGGAGATGGCATGAATGGAGCTGGCAGGTATAACTACAATCCAAAGGGGGTTCCTCATTCCACCACTCTAGAACCCTTGTCTACATCACCAGCTATTCCTGTACCTCATTCGCAGCCTCATTCAACTCTTCAAGATACACCTAATCATTTGGTTCCAAAACCTGAGAGCTCTGAAGTCCATTAA